From a region of the Azospirillum formosense genome:
- the bcp gene encoding thioredoxin-dependent thiol peroxidase gives MSDIQTPAIEVGTPAPDFTMPTDGGGSVTLSALRGKPVILYFYPKDDTSGCTSEACGFRDQLPDFSGLDAVIIGVSKDSVASHDKFKAKYELPFTLASDKETGVAEAYGVWVEKSMYGRKYMGLERATFLIDKDGIVRNVWRKVKVTGHVAAVLKALQAL, from the coding sequence ATGAGCGATATCCAGACGCCCGCCATCGAGGTGGGTACCCCCGCCCCGGACTTCACCATGCCGACCGACGGCGGCGGCAGCGTCACGCTGTCCGCGCTGCGGGGCAAGCCGGTGATCCTGTACTTCTACCCGAAGGACGACACCTCGGGCTGCACGTCGGAGGCCTGCGGCTTCCGCGACCAGCTTCCGGACTTCAGCGGTCTCGACGCCGTCATCATCGGCGTGTCCAAGGACAGCGTGGCCAGCCACGACAAGTTCAAGGCGAAGTACGAGCTGCCCTTCACGCTGGCCTCCGACAAGGAGACCGGCGTCGCCGAGGCCTACGGCGTCTGGGTCGAGAAAAGCATGTACGGCCGCAAGTACATGGGGCTGGAGCGCGCGACCTTCCTGATCGACAAGGACGGCATCGTCCGCAATGTCTGGCGCAAGGTGAAGGTCACCGGCCATGTGGCGGCGGTGCTGAAGGCGCTGCAGGCGCTGTGA
- a CDS encoding bifunctional [glutamine synthetase] adenylyltransferase/[glutamine synthetase]-adenylyl-L-tyrosine phosphorylase: protein MTTTLPKPFDTALAERGLERWRAEAANAADNDGDDAGGDALRAWAEAYADSAEGRALIDAVCGNSPYLGQIMTRELPFVREMVTQGYGDAFAALLRRLEADCAEERNIDRLMAALRVAKRRAALLIAVADITGAWELEAVTGALSDIAETSVRMAANHLLRRAAEAGTLTLPEPQRPWVGSGLIVLGMGKLGARELNYSSDIDLIVLYDDAVVQTPQPDNLARTFIRIARDLVRIMDERTKDGYVFRTDLRLRPDPGATPLAVSVSAAEIYYGSVGQNWERAAMIKARPIAGDPEAGAHFLRFLEPFVWRRHLDFAAIQDIHSIKRQINAHKGHREVTVNGHDIKVGRGGIREIEFFAQTQQLIFGGRDIRVRIAPTLLANKALCAIGRVPEAAVEELEEAYRFLRRVEHRIQMTDDRQTHQIPEDDEGVAHLATFLGYERAEDFRADLLAQLGRVEDRYAELFEEAPSLSGPGNLVFTGTDDDPGTVKTLAGMGYRDPSRVIAVVSTWHRGRYRSTRSGRARELLTELVPAMLNELAKTPAPDDALVKFDSFLERLPAGVGLFSLFIANPWLLALVAEIMGTAPQLAETLSRNPSLLDAVLSPDFFDPLPDAAGLTPEYRRFIAGAHNFEDVLTLSRRWTNDQRFRAGAHILRGITDGDRCGPFLADLADVVVPELAARVEEEFAARHGRIPGGAWVVVAMGKLGSRQLTITSDIDLIVVYEVPPGTRQSDGAKPLAPNEYYIKLTQRLTNAITAPMADGRLYEVDMRLRPSGNAGPLATALDAFTAYQAKDAWTWEHMALTRARVIGGDPALGRKVESAIRGVLTGPRDPAKVLRDVADMRRRIDKEFGTTNPWNVKYARGGLIDIEFTAQYLQLRHGHAHPEILSIATSRALLNAAAAGLLAPEVAEELVATLKLWRRVQGFLRLTTDGVLDPRQVSPTLREGLSRAAFPDEEPAVDFAALDSRIRDIAARAHRHFVALVEEPASRLPPPETNEEAKLP, encoded by the coding sequence ATGACCACCACGCTGCCGAAACCCTTCGACACCGCCCTCGCCGAACGCGGCCTGGAGCGCTGGCGCGCCGAGGCGGCGAACGCCGCGGACAATGACGGCGACGATGCCGGCGGCGACGCCCTGCGCGCCTGGGCCGAGGCGTACGCCGATTCGGCCGAGGGCCGGGCGCTGATCGACGCGGTGTGCGGCAACAGCCCGTATCTCGGCCAGATCATGACGCGCGAGCTGCCCTTCGTCCGCGAAATGGTGACGCAGGGGTACGGCGACGCCTTCGCGGCGCTGCTGCGCCGGTTGGAGGCGGACTGCGCCGAGGAGCGCAACATCGACCGGCTGATGGCCGCCCTGCGCGTCGCCAAGCGGCGGGCGGCGCTGCTGATCGCGGTCGCCGACATCACCGGCGCGTGGGAGCTGGAGGCCGTCACCGGCGCCTTGTCCGACATCGCCGAGACGTCGGTGCGGATGGCGGCAAACCACCTGCTGCGCCGCGCCGCGGAGGCGGGCACGCTGACGCTGCCGGAACCGCAGCGGCCATGGGTCGGGTCGGGCCTGATCGTGCTTGGCATGGGCAAACTTGGTGCGCGCGAGCTCAACTATTCCAGCGATATCGACCTGATCGTCCTGTACGACGACGCCGTCGTTCAAACGCCCCAGCCGGACAACCTCGCCCGCACGTTCATTCGTATCGCGCGCGATCTTGTCCGCATTATGGATGAACGGACCAAGGACGGCTACGTCTTCCGTACAGATCTGCGGCTGCGTCCCGATCCCGGGGCCACGCCGTTGGCGGTGTCCGTCTCGGCGGCCGAAATTTATTACGGCAGCGTCGGGCAGAACTGGGAGCGCGCGGCCATGATCAAGGCCCGTCCCATCGCCGGCGATCCGGAAGCGGGGGCGCATTTCCTGCGCTTCCTCGAACCGTTCGTGTGGCGGCGCCACCTCGACTTCGCGGCCATCCAGGACATCCATTCCATCAAGCGTCAGATCAACGCCCACAAGGGCCATCGTGAAGTGACGGTGAACGGCCACGACATCAAGGTCGGCCGTGGCGGAATCCGCGAGATCGAGTTCTTCGCCCAGACCCAGCAGCTCATTTTCGGCGGCCGCGACATCCGCGTGCGCATCGCCCCCACCCTGCTGGCCAACAAGGCGCTCTGCGCCATCGGGCGCGTGCCGGAGGCGGCGGTGGAGGAGCTGGAGGAGGCCTACCGCTTCCTGCGCCGGGTCGAGCACCGCATCCAGATGACCGACGACCGCCAGACCCACCAGATCCCGGAGGACGACGAGGGGGTGGCGCATCTGGCGACCTTCCTCGGCTACGAACGGGCGGAGGATTTCCGCGCCGACCTGCTGGCCCAGCTCGGCCGGGTGGAGGACCGCTACGCCGAGCTGTTCGAGGAGGCGCCGTCGCTGTCCGGCCCCGGCAACCTCGTCTTCACCGGCACCGACGACGATCCCGGCACGGTGAAGACGCTGGCCGGCATGGGCTACCGCGACCCCAGCCGGGTCATCGCCGTGGTCTCCACCTGGCACCGCGGGCGCTACCGCTCCACCCGCTCGGGCCGGGCGCGGGAGCTGCTGACCGAGCTGGTGCCGGCCATGCTGAACGAGCTGGCCAAGACGCCCGCCCCGGACGACGCGCTGGTCAAGTTCGACAGCTTCCTGGAGCGGCTGCCGGCGGGGGTCGGGCTGTTCTCGCTGTTCATCGCCAACCCCTGGCTGCTCGCCCTGGTGGCGGAGATCATGGGCACGGCGCCGCAGCTGGCCGAGACGCTGTCGCGCAACCCGTCGCTGCTCGACGCCGTGCTGTCGCCCGACTTCTTCGACCCGCTGCCCGACGCGGCGGGGCTGACGCCGGAGTACCGGCGCTTCATCGCCGGGGCGCACAATTTCGAGGACGTGCTGACCCTGTCGCGGCGCTGGACCAACGACCAGCGCTTCCGCGCCGGGGCGCACATCCTGCGCGGCATCACCGACGGCGACCGCTGCGGCCCCTTCCTCGCCGATCTGGCCGACGTGGTGGTGCCGGAGCTGGCCGCCCGCGTGGAGGAGGAGTTCGCCGCCCGCCACGGCCGCATCCCCGGCGGCGCCTGGGTGGTGGTGGCGATGGGCAAGCTGGGCAGCCGGCAGCTCACCATCACCTCCGACATCGACCTGATCGTGGTCTACGAGGTGCCGCCGGGCACGCGCCAGTCGGACGGGGCCAAGCCGCTGGCCCCCAACGAGTACTACATCAAGCTGACGCAGCGCCTGACCAACGCCATCACCGCCCCGATGGCCGACGGGCGGCTGTACGAGGTGGACATGCGGCTGCGCCCGTCGGGCAACGCCGGGCCGCTCGCCACCGCGCTGGACGCCTTCACCGCCTATCAGGCCAAGGACGCCTGGACGTGGGAGCACATGGCCCTGACCCGCGCCCGCGTCATCGGCGGCGATCCGGCGCTGGGCCGCAAGGTCGAGTCGGCGATCCGCGGCGTGCTGACCGGCCCGCGCGACCCGGCCAAGGTGCTGCGGGACGTCGCCGACATGCGCCGCCGCATCGACAAGGAGTTCGGCACCACCAACCCGTGGAACGTCAAATACGCCCGCGGCGGTCTGATCGACATCGAGTTCACCGCCCAGTATCTCCAGCTCCGCCACGGCCACGCGCATCCGGAGATCCTGTCCATCGCCACCAGCCGCGCCCTGCTCAACGCCGCCGCGGCCGGGCTGCTGGCGCCGGAGGTGGCGGAGGAGCTGGTGGCGACGCTGAAGCTGTGGCGCCGGGTGCAGGGTTTCCTGCGCCTGACCACCGACGGCGTGCTCGATCCGCGGCAGGTTTCGCCGACGCTGCGGGAGGGCCTCTCGCGCGCCGCCTTCCCGGACGAGGAGCCGGCGGTTGACTTCGCCGCGCTCGACAGCAGAATCCGGGACATCGCCGCCCGCGCCCACCGCCATTTCGTGGCGCTGGTCGAGGAGCCGGCGTCAAGGCTGCCTCCCCCAGAGACCAACGAAGAAGCCAAACTTCCATGA
- a CDS encoding DUF3971 domain-containing protein, producing MIRRTAKILAWTAAGAVVVAGAAGGLFAWRLAQGPIALDPLTPYVERALSDPQGRYRVDVGQLVLSWVDEEESDGLTRLDLRAIDVHAVNAEGDELAAVPELGVGFSVRALFQGKLSPTRLDLVRPRLQVVRRADGSLDFDVRSIPSPGEPEKEEPDGGPDFAGEIVATLMQPPDIARPLGLLRRLTVIGADLTVTNRMLGLSWHANRADIVLTRDGTEIVGGAQLLLDLDGRTAAVEASGVHRMADAETALSTRFDGLQPAALAKIGPLLAPLSAVTVPLGGRIDATLDSRFEPVRFSFDLQGGAGEVSLPTLRPDPYRVDRLRLRGGLDVPGRRAELERLDLAFDGMAMAGRGDLREQGGQRSGSLRLDLAAGGGRASLALDGTQVPDKGASLTATLGGLVPAALAGLAPALAPLAAAQLPLSGTASLELDPDGQPRGGRAELTAGAGRVVRPDLFPEPLPVASAALTVTGDRASGQLDVERLAIDLGGPTVEGTARATIDQLGTPDARLSVEAAVTARRVPADELPRLWPLGVGKNPREWVTENLSHGVVPEATATVRAAGPLSDLSAIDVTQFQAGIKAEDMTVDYFHPLPKVSGVGAEVTTDGKTFTIHTKGGRIDDVQLGEGTIVIGGLDTGKETMDIRVPVRGPVRTILTVLDSPPLGYPSRLDLDPKKTQGQADAQLHFQFPLLVDLKVEQLNLDVAAKLRGVGVEKVAAGLTATEGDLTLALDMNAMTVKGTTKLDGIPVTIDWKEQFTSTAKGPRTRIAVKGDVDAKDLRSHGIDLGEHVAGPLGADVLFTVDQRRRFGLTAGLNLEKTHLRIDELGWEKRPGVPGTGKLALEFQKDRVTRVTGLSVDAGGLRAQAVVDLAPQTMAVTKVAVSQMSVGQTDLRADVTVHDGGKGGYSGTITGQSLDARVLAGKADPPGGKKQGPPDEKPLPLDFDLKLNRVVFGDGRHLSDVVGRIRRDSLSWTALDVTAKAGRDGAVSLRYLPGAQGFYDVAISASDAGATFRALDINDRVQGGALAITGRTVEPRADAAIEGRMELTDYALIDPPVLARILNAISPSGFAELMGGGKGIRFGRAVSDYRKDGRLLTVKDLRTSGSALGLTLTGEVDIETDTANLRGTIVPIYGLNRLIGQIPLLGDALSGGEGQGIFSATWHVRGPLADPDVTVNPLAMLAPGFLRNLFFLGEGGEGKEAPSPGTFEK from the coding sequence GTGATCCGGCGCACCGCGAAGATTCTCGCCTGGACCGCCGCGGGCGCGGTCGTCGTCGCCGGCGCCGCCGGCGGGCTGTTCGCCTGGCGGCTGGCCCAGGGGCCGATCGCGCTCGACCCGCTGACCCCCTATGTGGAGCGGGCGCTGAGCGACCCGCAGGGCCGCTACCGCGTCGATGTCGGCCAACTCGTCCTGTCCTGGGTGGACGAGGAGGAGAGCGACGGGCTGACCCGGCTGGACCTGCGGGCCATCGACGTGCACGCGGTCAACGCCGAAGGGGACGAGCTTGCCGCGGTGCCGGAGCTGGGCGTCGGCTTCTCCGTGCGCGCGCTGTTCCAGGGCAAGCTGTCGCCGACCCGGCTCGACCTCGTGCGACCGCGCCTTCAAGTGGTCCGCCGGGCTGACGGCAGCCTGGATTTCGACGTGCGCTCGATCCCGTCTCCCGGCGAGCCGGAGAAGGAGGAGCCGGACGGCGGCCCCGATTTCGCGGGAGAGATCGTCGCCACCCTGATGCAGCCCCCGGACATCGCCCGGCCGCTGGGCCTGCTGCGGCGGCTGACCGTCATCGGCGCCGACCTGACGGTGACGAACCGCATGCTGGGCCTGTCCTGGCACGCCAACCGCGCCGACATCGTGCTGACTCGCGACGGGACGGAGATCGTCGGCGGGGCGCAGCTGCTGCTCGACCTCGACGGGCGGACGGCGGCGGTGGAGGCGTCGGGCGTCCATCGCATGGCCGACGCGGAAACCGCGCTGTCCACCCGCTTCGACGGGCTGCAGCCGGCGGCGCTGGCCAAGATCGGCCCGCTTCTGGCGCCGCTGTCGGCGGTGACCGTGCCGCTGGGCGGGCGCATCGACGCCACCCTGGATTCGCGGTTCGAGCCGGTGCGCTTCAGCTTCGACCTGCAGGGCGGCGCCGGGGAGGTCAGCCTGCCGACGCTGCGGCCCGACCCCTACCGGGTCGACCGTCTGCGGCTGCGCGGTGGGCTGGACGTGCCTGGCCGGCGGGCGGAGCTGGAGCGGCTCGACCTCGCGTTCGACGGGATGGCGATGGCCGGGCGGGGCGACCTGCGCGAGCAGGGCGGGCAGCGCAGCGGCAGCCTGCGGCTCGACCTGGCGGCGGGCGGCGGGCGGGCCTCGCTCGCCCTCGACGGCACGCAGGTTCCCGACAAGGGCGCGTCGCTGACCGCGACGCTCGGTGGGCTGGTGCCCGCCGCTCTGGCCGGGCTCGCGCCGGCGCTGGCGCCTCTGGCCGCGGCGCAGCTTCCCCTGTCGGGCACGGCCAGCCTGGAGCTGGACCCCGACGGGCAGCCGCGCGGCGGCCGGGCGGAGCTGACGGCCGGCGCCGGGCGCGTCGTCCGGCCGGACCTGTTCCCGGAGCCGCTGCCCGTCGCCTCCGCCGCCCTGACGGTGACGGGGGACCGCGCCTCGGGCCAGCTGGACGTGGAGCGGCTGGCCATCGACCTCGGCGGGCCGACCGTGGAGGGAACCGCGCGGGCCACCATCGACCAGCTGGGCACGCCGGACGCCCGCCTGTCGGTGGAGGCCGCCGTGACGGCCCGCCGGGTGCCGGCGGACGAGCTGCCCCGGCTGTGGCCGCTGGGGGTGGGGAAGAACCCGCGGGAGTGGGTGACCGAAAACCTGTCGCACGGCGTCGTGCCGGAGGCGACGGCCACCGTGCGGGCCGCCGGGCCGCTGTCCGACCTGTCGGCGATTGACGTGACGCAGTTCCAGGCCGGCATCAAGGCCGAGGACATGACGGTGGACTATTTCCACCCGCTGCCCAAGGTCTCCGGCGTTGGGGCGGAGGTGACCACCGACGGCAAGACCTTCACCATCCACACCAAGGGCGGGCGGATCGACGACGTCCAGCTCGGCGAAGGCACGATCGTCATCGGCGGCCTGGACACCGGCAAGGAGACCATGGACATCCGCGTCCCAGTCCGCGGGCCGGTGCGCACCATCCTGACCGTTCTGGACAGCCCGCCGCTGGGCTATCCCAGCCGCCTCGACCTCGACCCCAAGAAGACCCAGGGGCAGGCCGACGCGCAGCTCCACTTCCAGTTCCCGCTGCTGGTCGACCTGAAGGTGGAGCAGCTGAACCTGGACGTCGCGGCGAAGCTGCGCGGCGTCGGGGTGGAGAAGGTGGCCGCCGGGCTGACCGCGACCGAGGGCGACCTGACGCTGGCGCTCGACATGAACGCCATGACGGTGAAGGGCACCACCAAGCTGGACGGCATCCCCGTCACCATCGACTGGAAGGAGCAGTTCACCTCCACCGCCAAGGGGCCGCGCACCCGCATCGCCGTGAAGGGCGACGTGGACGCGAAGGACCTGCGCAGCCACGGCATCGACCTCGGCGAGCATGTCGCGGGGCCGCTGGGGGCGGACGTGCTGTTCACCGTCGACCAGCGCCGCCGCTTCGGCCTGACCGCCGGGCTTAACCTGGAAAAGACCCATCTGCGCATCGACGAGCTGGGCTGGGAGAAGCGCCCCGGCGTGCCCGGCACCGGCAAGCTGGCGCTGGAGTTCCAGAAGGACCGGGTGACCCGCGTCACCGGCCTGTCCGTCGATGCCGGGGGGCTGCGCGCCCAGGCGGTCGTCGACCTCGCCCCGCAGACCATGGCGGTCACCAAGGTGGCGGTCAGCCAGATGTCGGTCGGCCAGACCGACCTGAGGGCCGACGTGACGGTGCATGACGGCGGCAAGGGCGGCTATTCCGGGACCATCACCGGCCAGAGCCTGGACGCCCGCGTCCTGGCCGGCAAGGCCGACCCGCCCGGCGGCAAGAAGCAGGGGCCGCCCGACGAGAAGCCGCTGCCGCTCGACTTCGACCTGAAGCTGAACCGCGTCGTCTTCGGCGACGGCCGCCACCTGTCCGACGTGGTCGGGCGGATCAGGCGCGACAGCCTGTCCTGGACGGCGCTCGACGTGACGGCCAAGGCGGGGCGCGACGGGGCGGTGTCCCTGCGCTACCTGCCGGGCGCCCAGGGCTTCTACGACGTGGCCATCTCGGCCAGCGACGCCGGAGCGACCTTCCGCGCGCTCGACATCAACGACCGGGTGCAGGGTGGTGCGCTGGCGATCACCGGCCGCACGGTGGAGCCGCGGGCCGACGCCGCCATCGAAGGGCGGATGGAGCTGACCGACTACGCGCTGATCGACCCGCCGGTTCTGGCCCGCATCCTCAACGCCATTTCGCCGTCCGGCTTCGCCGAGCTGATGGGCGGCGGCAAGGGCATCCGGTTCGGGCGGGCGGTCAGCGACTACCGCAAGGACGGCCGCCTGCTCACCGTGAAGGATCTGCGCACCTCCGGCTCCGCGCTCGGCCTGACGCTGACGGGGGAGGTGGACATCGAGACGGACACCGCTAACCTGCGCGGCACCATCGTGCCCATCTACGGGCTGAACCGGCTGATCGGCCAGATCCCGCTGCTCGGCGACGCGCTGAGCGGTGGCGAGGGGCAGGGCATCTTCAGCGCCACCTGGCACGTCCGCGGCCCGCTGGCCGACCCGGACGTGACGGTGAACCCGCTCGCCATGCTGGCGCCGGGCTTCCTGCGCAACCTGTTCTTCCTGGGCGAGGGGGGCGAGGGCAAGGAAGCGCCGTCGCCGGGGACTTTCGAGAAGTAG
- the tyrS gene encoding tyrosine--tRNA ligase translates to MTTLTSDFLRTLQERGFIHQCTDLAGLDERAAKGPIIAYIGFDCTADSLHVGSLLPIMMLRWLQKTGHKPIVLMGGGTTKIGDPSGKDEARQLLTDEAINANMAGIKRIFGRYLSFGDGATDAVMVNNADWLDELKYIPLLRDIGRHFTINRMMTFESVKLRLDREQPLTFLEFNYMILQAYDFVELFRREKCMLQMGGSDQWGNIINGVELGRRTDGAELFGLTTPLLTTSSGAKMGKTAAGAVWLTADKLSAYDFWQYWRNTEDADVGRFLRLYTELPLDEVARLESLEGAGINEAKKILAHEVTKLAHGEEAALEAAETARRTFEQGAAAEGLPSIDVPRAELEAGVALVDLLVSAGLAASKGEARRLIKGAGAKMNDAAIPDEAAKATAADLNADGVIKLSAGKKRHALVKAV, encoded by the coding sequence ATGACGACGCTGACATCGGATTTCCTCCGCACGCTGCAGGAACGCGGCTTCATCCACCAGTGCACCGACCTCGCCGGGCTCGACGAGCGCGCGGCGAAGGGGCCGATCATCGCCTACATCGGCTTCGACTGCACGGCGGACAGCCTGCATGTGGGCAGCCTGCTGCCGATCATGATGCTGCGCTGGCTGCAGAAGACCGGCCACAAGCCCATCGTCCTGATGGGCGGCGGCACGACCAAGATCGGCGATCCGTCGGGCAAGGACGAGGCGCGCCAGCTCCTCACCGACGAGGCCATCAACGCCAACATGGCGGGCATCAAGCGCATCTTCGGGCGCTACCTGTCCTTTGGCGACGGCGCCACGGACGCGGTGATGGTCAACAACGCCGACTGGCTGGACGAGCTGAAATACATCCCGCTGCTCCGCGACATCGGCCGGCATTTCACGATCAACCGCATGATGACCTTCGAATCGGTCAAGCTGCGGCTGGACCGTGAGCAGCCGCTGACCTTCCTGGAATTCAACTACATGATTCTCCAGGCCTACGACTTCGTGGAGCTGTTCCGCCGCGAGAAGTGCATGCTCCAGATGGGCGGGTCGGATCAGTGGGGCAACATCATCAACGGCGTCGAGCTGGGCCGCCGCACCGACGGGGCGGAGCTGTTCGGCCTGACCACCCCGCTGCTGACCACCTCGTCGGGCGCCAAGATGGGCAAGACCGCCGCGGGCGCGGTGTGGCTGACCGCCGACAAGCTCAGCGCCTATGATTTTTGGCAGTACTGGCGCAACACCGAGGACGCCGACGTCGGCCGCTTCCTGCGTCTCTACACCGAGCTGCCGCTGGACGAGGTGGCGCGGCTGGAGTCCCTGGAGGGCGCCGGCATCAACGAGGCCAAGAAGATTCTCGCCCACGAGGTGACCAAGCTCGCCCACGGCGAGGAGGCCGCCCTGGAGGCCGCCGAGACCGCCCGCCGCACCTTCGAGCAGGGCGCCGCCGCCGAGGGCCTGCCGAGCATCGACGTGCCCCGCGCCGAGCTTGAGGCCGGCGTCGCGCTGGTGGACCTGCTGGTGTCCGCCGGGCTGGCCGCGTCGAAGGGTGAGGCCCGCCGCCTCATCAAGGGCGCCGGCGCCAAGATGAACGACGCCGCCATCCCCGACGAGGCCGCCAAGGCCACCGCCGCCGACCTGAACGCCGACGGCGTCATCAAGCTGAGCGCCGGCAAGAAGCGTCACGCGCTGGTCAAGGCGGTGTGA
- a CDS encoding anhydro-N-acetylmuramic acid kinase → MRTVVGLMSGTSMDGIDAALVRTDGERRVEPLAFVTIPYADGFRAELRSCLGGKGPVEAVERALTDAHADAVRRLLAEAGTEAAAVDLIGFHGHTIFHDPAQRRTWQIGDGARLARATGIAVVDDFRTADVAAGGQGAPLVPLFHRALADALPRPLAVLNIGGVANVTWIGAGVDDVIACDTGPGNALVDDWVLSGQGARYDSGGSLAAAGAVDEGALAALLAHPYFDLPAPKSLDRDAFDPAPVRGLSVADGAATLTTFTAASVARIVPHLPAAPLRWLVCGGGRHNATLMGMLADRLGVPVDPVEAVGWNGDALEAEAFAYLAVRSRKGLPLSLPSTTGVPQPMSGGRFHVV, encoded by the coding sequence ATGCGGACGGTCGTCGGGCTGATGAGCGGCACCTCCATGGACGGGATCGACGCGGCGCTGGTCCGCACCGACGGCGAGCGCCGGGTGGAGCCGCTGGCCTTCGTGACCATTCCCTACGCGGACGGCTTCCGCGCCGAGCTGCGCTCCTGCCTCGGCGGCAAGGGGCCGGTGGAGGCGGTGGAGCGCGCCCTGACCGACGCCCATGCCGACGCGGTGCGCCGCCTGCTGGCGGAGGCCGGGACGGAGGCCGCGGCGGTGGACCTGATCGGCTTCCACGGCCACACGATCTTCCATGACCCGGCGCAGCGCCGCACCTGGCAGATCGGCGACGGCGCGCGGCTGGCGCGGGCGACCGGCATCGCCGTGGTCGACGACTTCCGCACGGCGGATGTGGCGGCGGGCGGGCAGGGCGCCCCGCTGGTGCCGCTGTTCCACCGCGCGCTGGCCGACGCCCTGCCGCGCCCGCTGGCCGTGCTGAACATCGGCGGCGTCGCCAACGTCACCTGGATCGGCGCGGGCGTGGACGACGTGATCGCCTGCGACACCGGGCCGGGCAACGCTCTGGTCGACGACTGGGTGCTGTCCGGGCAGGGCGCCCGCTACGATTCCGGCGGGTCGCTGGCGGCGGCGGGCGCGGTGGACGAGGGCGCCTTGGCGGCGCTGCTCGCCCATCCCTATTTCGACCTGCCGGCGCCGAAGTCGCTGGATCGCGACGCCTTCGACCCGGCGCCCGTCCGCGGCCTGTCGGTGGCGGACGGGGCGGCGACCCTGACCACCTTCACCGCCGCGTCGGTCGCCCGCATCGTCCCGCACCTGCCGGCCGCGCCGCTGCGCTGGCTGGTCTGCGGCGGTGGGCGGCACAACGCGACTCTGATGGGCATGCTGGCCGATCGGCTGGGCGTTCCGGTCGATCCGGTGGAGGCGGTGGGCTGGAACGGCGACGCGCTGGAGGCCGAGGCCTTCGCCTATCTGGCGGTGCGCAGCCGCAAGGGCCTGCCGCTCAGCCTGCCGTCCACGACCGGCGTGCCCCAGCCGATGAGCGGCGGGCGCTTCCACGTGGTGTGA
- a CDS encoding glycoside hydrolase family 3 N-terminal domain-containing protein: MSRMGTVARTAMALAVPVALWLGGALTLLAALAIRTPYLFSIRSWALAAVLCAGALGVALASWRLPKGRRPLGWLLIALCAAGPAVALAMEGRFLLQKQRVLAARGAMARDIGRHLMVGYGTLADIEPLAANGLIGGIFVTRSNIAARSAEGLRADIARLQALRREAGLPPLAVAADQEGGIVSRLSPPLTALPPLGTLADQPADQRRAAALAYGAVHGQELAGLGVTINFTPVVDLRTDDPAHPLDFGSQIARRAISDNPAIVTEVAVAYGEALRQAGVTPTLKHFPGLGGVAEDTHIIGATLHTPTDALERRDWRPFRETLGRLDAWLMVGHATLAAVDPQAPASLSRPVVGGLLRGNWGFRGIIVTDDMTMGAVFNGGLCRGAVAALNAGVDILLVSYDWEQTFPALDCLIDAGRDGRLDSAALARSRHRLDAGRLKAAAP, encoded by the coding sequence ATGAGCCGGATGGGCACCGTCGCGCGGACCGCCATGGCGTTGGCGGTGCCGGTGGCCTTGTGGCTCGGCGGAGCGCTGACGCTCCTCGCAGCGCTGGCGATCCGGACCCCTTACCTGTTCTCCATCCGCTCCTGGGCTTTGGCGGCCGTGCTGTGCGCGGGAGCGCTCGGCGTGGCCCTGGCCTCCTGGCGGTTGCCGAAAGGACGACGCCCGCTGGGCTGGCTCCTGATTGCGCTCTGCGCGGCGGGCCCTGCGGTCGCGCTGGCCATGGAGGGCCGTTTCCTGCTGCAGAAGCAGCGGGTGCTGGCCGCCCGCGGTGCCATGGCGCGGGATATCGGCCGTCACCTGATGGTCGGCTACGGCACCCTGGCCGACATCGAGCCGCTGGCGGCCAACGGCCTGATCGGCGGGATTTTTGTCACCCGCAGCAACATCGCCGCCCGTTCGGCGGAGGGGTTGCGCGCCGACATCGCGCGCCTGCAGGCGCTGCGCCGGGAAGCGGGACTGCCGCCGCTGGCGGTCGCCGCCGACCAGGAGGGCGGGATCGTCTCCCGCCTGTCGCCGCCCCTGACCGCCCTGCCGCCCCTCGGAACGCTGGCGGATCAGCCCGCCGATCAGCGACGGGCCGCGGCGCTGGCCTACGGCGCCGTCCATGGCCAGGAGTTGGCCGGCCTGGGCGTCACCATCAATTTCACCCCCGTGGTCGATCTGCGAACGGACGACCCGGCCCATCCGCTGGACTTCGGCAGCCAGATCGCCCGCCGCGCGATTTCCGACAATCCGGCCATCGTCACGGAGGTCGCGGTGGCCTATGGCGAGGCGCTGCGGCAGGCCGGCGTCACCCCGACATTGAAGCATTTCCCCGGCCTGGGTGGGGTGGCCGAGGATACGCACATCATCGGCGCCACCCTGCACACCCCCACCGACGCGCTGGAGCGGCGGGATTGGCGCCCCTTCCGGGAAACCCTCGGGCGGCTCGACGCCTGGCTGATGGTCGGACACGCCACCCTCGCCGCGGTGGACCCGCAGGCGCCGGCCTCGCTGTCCCGGCCTGTGGTCGGGGGTCTGCTGCGGGGGAACTGGGGGTTTCGGGGAATCATCGTCACCGACGACATGACCATGGGCGCGGTCTTCAACGGCGGGCTCTGCCGGGGCGCCGTCGCGGCGTTGAACGCCGGGGTGGACATCCTCCTGGTGTCCTACGACTGGGAGCAGACCTTCCCGGCCCTTGACTGCCTGATCGACGCCGGACGCGACGGTCGGCTGGACAGCGCGGCGCTGGCGCGAAGCCGCCACCGGCTGGATGCCGGTCGCCTGAAGGCCGCGGCTCCCTAA